From one Anaerococcus prevotii DSM 20548 genomic stretch:
- a CDS encoding D-alanyl-D-alanine carboxypeptidase family protein — translation MKKKYIILLGLCLIFLIGGLNFVKRDSKFDLEDSKSKAVYIYNLTDDKKVYGKNENKPLPMASLTKIMTLLVSLDHVSNLGELAPIDYDSYMRAVSENASMAGFLANETTTYRDLMYGTILASGAEAADSLAINVAGSIDSFVDLMNEKVGELNLENTSYANADGMDDRRNFQSAKDCAMLIKYGLEDGNFRAIFTKRDYLSQATNEHPDGVYIESTIFSHLKDYEENGFEIIGGKSGTTDEAGLCWATLAEKDGKEYIIVVMGVSFSDIDDLPDAHIRETLEYLERI, via the coding sequence GTGAAGAAAAAATATATAATTTTACTAGGCCTTTGCCTAATTTTTCTCATAGGAGGCTTGAATTTTGTTAAAAGGGATTCGAAGTTTGACCTAGAGGATTCTAAAAGCAAGGCTGTTTACATATATAATCTTACAGATGATAAAAAAGTCTACGGAAAAAATGAAAATAAGCCTCTCCCCATGGCATCTCTAACTAAAATCATGACCCTTCTTGTAAGTCTCGACCATGTTTCTAACCTAGGAGAGCTTGCACCAATTGACTATGATTCCTATATGAGGGCTGTCAGTGAAAATGCCTCTATGGCGGGCTTTCTTGCAAATGAGACAACGACCTACCGAGACCTCATGTATGGGACAATACTAGCATCTGGAGCAGAAGCAGCAGATTCCCTTGCAATCAATGTGGCAGGAAGCATAGATTCGTTTGTAGATCTTATGAATGAAAAAGTAGGAGAGCTTAATCTAGAAAATACCTCCTACGCCAATGCCGATGGGATGGATGATAGGAGAAACTTCCAGTCGGCTAAAGATTGTGCTATGCTTATCAAATATGGCCTAGAAGATGGTAATTTCAGGGCAATTTTCACTAAGAGAGACTACCTATCTCAAGCGACAAATGAACATCCAGACGGAGTCTACATAGAAAGTACAATATTTTCTCATCTTAAGGATTATGAAGAAAATGGATTTGAGATTATTGGAGGCAAGAGTGGAACTACAGACGAGGCTGGACTCTGCTGGGCGACCCTTGCCGAAAAAGATGGGAAGGAATATATAATAGTTGTCATGGGAGTTTCTTTTTCAGATATTGATGACCTTCCAGATGCCCATATCAGAGAGACCCTAGAATATTTAGAGAGAATCTAA
- a CDS encoding aminopeptidase C, with translation MINKDKFKDLDEKFYADRANVIAQSAVTRNGITEAAIDPDVIKDIRHSFSIELKQGEITDQKQSGRCWMFSALNTMRYRIIKDYNLETFELSQAYPLFFDKLEKSNYFLESIIKTVDEDLQGRLVKHILADPLGDGGQWDMFVNLVNKYGVVPKYAMPEVKSSSATREMDAYLTKMLRSFAKDLRNAHKEGKSLEDLEAMKDGFNEDIYRALSVVLGTPPKKIDFEARDKDDNYINETDLTPKEFFDKYVKMNLDDYISLINAPTGDKPFNETFTVDFLGNVVEGKEVKYLNLPIDELKKAAIKQLKDGFPVWMGCDVGQSFIREEGILDTKAFNIKEIFDLDFEMTKEERLDYSESLMTHAMVFTGVDLDEDGNPVRWKIENSWGDRAGNKGYLVMSDAWFDEYMYQIAVDKKYLTEDQRKAWDKDPIHLKPWDPMGSLAR, from the coding sequence ATGATTAACAAAGATAAATTTAAAGACTTAGACGAGAAATTTTATGCCGACAGGGCAAATGTGATTGCCCAAAGTGCAGTAACAAGAAACGGAATTACAGAAGCTGCAATCGACCCTGACGTGATCAAGGACATTCGCCACTCTTTTTCGATTGAGCTTAAGCAAGGAGAGATAACAGACCAAAAGCAATCCGGTCGTTGCTGGATGTTCTCCGCCCTAAACACCATGAGATATAGGATAATCAAGGATTACAATCTTGAGACTTTCGAGCTTTCCCAAGCCTATCCTTTATTTTTCGATAAGCTAGAAAAGAGCAATTATTTCCTAGAATCTATAATAAAAACTGTAGACGAAGACCTCCAAGGAAGACTAGTAAAACACATCTTAGCTGATCCTTTGGGAGATGGTGGCCAATGGGACATGTTCGTAAACTTAGTCAACAAATACGGAGTTGTACCAAAATACGCCATGCCTGAAGTGAAATCTTCATCTGCTACCAGAGAGATGGACGCCTATCTTACCAAAATGCTAAGATCTTTTGCCAAAGACTTAAGAAATGCCCACAAAGAGGGAAAGAGCCTAGAAGACTTAGAGGCTATGAAAGATGGATTTAACGAAGATATCTACAGGGCCCTAAGCGTAGTTTTGGGAACTCCACCAAAGAAAATTGACTTTGAGGCAAGGGATAAGGACGATAATTATATAAATGAGACAGACCTTACTCCTAAGGAATTTTTCGACAAATATGTAAAGATGAATCTAGACGATTATATTTCTTTAATAAATGCCCCTACCGGAGATAAGCCATTTAACGAAACTTTTACGGTGGATTTCCTGGGCAATGTCGTAGAAGGTAAGGAAGTTAAATACCTAAATCTTCCTATAGACGAACTAAAAAAGGCCGCTATCAAGCAACTTAAGGACGGATTTCCTGTATGGATGGGCTGCGATGTAGGCCAAAGCTTTATCAGAGAGGAAGGAATCCTTGATACCAAAGCCTTTAATATCAAAGAAATCTTCGACCTAGACTTTGAGATGACTAAGGAAGAAAGACTTGACTACTCAGAAAGCTTGATGACTCACGCCATGGTATTTACAGGAGTTGACCTAGACGAAGATGGAAATCCAGTAAGGTGGAAGATAGAAAACTCTTGGGGAGATAGGGCAGGAAACAAGGGCTATCTAGTAATGAGCGATGCTTGGTTTGATGAATATATGTATCAAATCGCAGTAGATAAGAAATATCTAACAGAAGATCAGAGAAAAGCCTGGGACAAGGACCCAATCCACCTAAAACCTTGGGATCCTATGGGATCTCTTGCAAGATAA
- the manA gene encoding mannose-6-phosphate isomerase, class I gives MEKILFLEGKYREKIWGGKRLREIYSYDIPSDNTGEYWAISDMGDMSSIITNGEFKGKSLEEVYQKHKDLFGNPKEATLPLLVKIIDANTDLSIQVHPDDTMARELENSRGKTECWYVLNEEPASIIYGLKVDDKNEAIKLIDERKWDELLREVPARKGDFFFVEAGTVHAIKKGSLILEIQQASDITYRLYDYDRKDDNGKLRDLHLEESKKAIKINENKEEIEEFKIEGLKGRVLTQNKYFEVYEYKIEGRSEFIKENPYSLWSVVGGRGEILIDGKSYGIKKGDFFILTDEVKKFELRGEISLVESFTVEDKTFA, from the coding sequence ATGGAAAAAATTTTATTTCTAGAAGGAAAATATAGGGAGAAAATCTGGGGAGGCAAGAGACTTAGGGAAATTTATTCTTACGATATTCCTTCAGATAATACTGGAGAATATTGGGCGATTTCCGATATGGGAGATATGAGTTCTATTATTACTAATGGAGAATTTAAGGGGAAAAGCTTAGAAGAAGTCTACCAAAAGCACAAAGACCTTTTTGGAAATCCGAAAGAAGCTACCCTTCCCCTCCTTGTTAAGATTATAGATGCAAACACTGACCTATCAATCCAAGTCCACCCAGATGATACTATGGCAAGAGAGCTTGAAAACTCTAGGGGAAAGACCGAATGCTGGTATGTCCTAAACGAAGAGCCTGCCTCAATTATCTACGGCCTTAAGGTAGATGATAAAAACGAGGCTATAAAACTCATTGACGAGAGAAAGTGGGATGAGCTTTTAAGAGAAGTCCCAGCGAGGAAAGGAGATTTCTTTTTCGTAGAAGCAGGCACAGTCCATGCCATAAAGAAGGGGTCTCTAATCTTAGAAATTCAACAAGCAAGTGATATAACCTACAGGCTCTATGACTATGATAGAAAAGACGATAATGGGAAACTTAGAGACCTTCACCTAGAAGAATCCAAGAAGGCGATTAAAATAAATGAAAACAAAGAAGAAATTGAAGAATTTAAAATAGAAGGCCTTAAGGGAAGGGTTCTTACCCAAAATAAATACTTTGAAGTTTATGAATATAAGATAGAAGGAAGAAGTGAATTTATAAAAGAAAATCCTTATAGCCTTTGGAGTGTAGTTGGTGGACGTGGAGAGATTTTAATAGATGGAAAGTCTTATGGGATAAAGAAGGGAGACTTTTTTATTCTAACAGATGAGGTGAAAAAATTTGAGCTTAGAGGAGAAATAAGTCTTGTAGAATCCTTTACGGTAGAGGATAAAACATTTGCATAA
- a CDS encoding ABC transporter ATP-binding protein, which yields MANLKLEHIDKIYPNGVQAVFDFNLEIEDKEFIVFVGPSGCGKSTTLRMIAGLEEISEGNLYIDGELMNEVSPKNRNIAMVFQNYALYPHMTVFDNMAFGLKLQKVDKAEIKKKVERAAEMLELTNLLDRKPAALSGGQRQRVALGRAIVREADIFLMDEPLSNLDAKLRVQMRTEISKIHDQLDTTTIYVTHDQTEAMSMASRIVVMKDGYMQQVGTPEEIYDSPANIFVANFIGSPPMNFFNGKVVNSKIQVGNDDIPVTNEQKEALKSYEAKEIIVGIRPESFSINTEGKSAKSIKARIENIEMLGDESILYARAEEAASQIAVKVQGKFKGIDKNDEINLDINLDEIHLFDKDTSMRIV from the coding sequence ATGGCGAATTTAAAATTAGAACACATAGATAAAATTTATCCTAATGGAGTTCAGGCAGTATTTGATTTTAATTTAGAAATTGAAGATAAGGAATTCATAGTTTTTGTAGGACCTTCTGGTTGTGGAAAGTCTACAACACTTAGAATGATTGCAGGCCTTGAGGAAATTTCTGAGGGGAATTTATACATTGACGGCGAGCTTATGAATGAGGTAAGTCCCAAGAATAGAAATATCGCTATGGTATTTCAAAACTACGCCCTCTATCCACACATGACAGTTTTTGACAACATGGCCTTTGGTCTTAAGCTTCAAAAGGTAGACAAGGCTGAGATTAAGAAAAAGGTAGAAAGAGCAGCAGAAATGCTCGAGTTGACTAATCTTTTGGATAGAAAGCCTGCGGCCTTATCTGGAGGACAAAGACAAAGAGTTGCCCTAGGGCGAGCCATAGTAAGGGAAGCTGATATCTTCCTTATGGATGAGCCTCTATCTAACCTAGATGCTAAGCTTAGGGTTCAGATGAGAACAGAAATATCCAAAATTCATGACCAGCTTGATACTACAACTATTTACGTAACTCACGATCAGACTGAGGCTATGTCAATGGCTTCAAGGATTGTAGTAATGAAAGATGGCTATATGCAACAGGTTGGAACTCCAGAGGAAATCTATGACTCTCCAGCTAATATTTTCGTTGCAAACTTTATTGGTTCTCCTCCAATGAACTTCTTTAATGGAAAAGTAGTAAATTCCAAGATTCAAGTTGGTAATGATGATATTCCAGTAACTAATGAGCAAAAAGAAGCTTTAAAATCCTACGAAGCTAAGGAAATAATAGTTGGAATAAGACCAGAATCTTTTTCTATTAATACCGAAGGGAAAAGCGCTAAATCAATCAAAGCAAGGATAGAAAATATAGAAATGCTTGGGGATGAATCTATCCTTTATGCAAGAGCAGAAGAAGCTGCAAGCCAGATAGCAGTAAAGGTCCAAGGAAAGTTTAAAGGAATAGATAAAAACGACGAGATTAATCTAGATATAAACTTGGATGAAATCCACCTATTCGATAAAGATACGTCAATGAGAATTGTATAA
- a CDS encoding ABC transporter permease: MENKNQGQVKVIDQKELERRKKKAKKPFSQRFKKNLPLMAFCLPGFIWFAIMSYLPMFGVIIPFKDYKVFSKNFFYNLFHSEWIGFDNFKFFFQSNDAWVIIRNTILYNACFIVVNIVLAMFTAIALHELLNRKAAKFYQTSLFLPYFLSWVVISYAVFAFLSPDKGLINSLIMKFGGRSKNWYTTKTWWPVFLVIINAWKGLGYNTVVYLSALSGIDKTYYEAAVMDGASKWEQIKYITIPMLKPVVTVLFIMSLANIFRADFGLFYQVPRDSGPLYSVTNVIDTYVFRALMKNGDIGLSSAVSLLQSAVGAVLIIGANKIVKKYDPQRSLF, from the coding sequence ATGGAAAATAAAAATCAGGGTCAAGTAAAAGTAATTGACCAAAAGGAATTAGAAAGAAGAAAGAAAAAAGCCAAAAAACCATTTAGCCAAAGATTTAAGAAGAATCTACCTCTTATGGCCTTCTGTCTACCAGGCTTTATTTGGTTTGCCATAATGAGCTATTTGCCTATGTTTGGGGTAATTATCCCCTTTAAGGACTACAAGGTTTTTTCTAAGAATTTCTTCTATAATCTCTTTCATAGCGAATGGATTGGATTTGATAACTTCAAATTCTTCTTCCAAAGCAATGACGCTTGGGTTATCATAAGAAATACGATTTTGTACAATGCTTGCTTTATAGTTGTAAATATAGTTCTTGCTATGTTTACCGCCATAGCTCTTCATGAGCTTTTAAATAGAAAAGCTGCGAAGTTCTATCAGACCTCGCTCTTTCTGCCATATTTCTTATCTTGGGTTGTAATCTCTTATGCAGTATTTGCCTTTCTATCACCAGATAAGGGCTTGATAAATTCTCTTATTATGAAATTCGGTGGAAGAAGTAAGAATTGGTACACAACCAAGACTTGGTGGCCAGTATTTTTGGTAATCATTAATGCTTGGAAAGGCCTAGGTTATAATACAGTAGTTTACCTATCAGCCCTATCAGGAATTGATAAGACCTACTACGAGGCGGCTGTAATGGACGGAGCAAGTAAGTGGGAACAGATAAAATATATCACTATACCAATGCTAAAGCCTGTTGTTACTGTTTTATTTATAATGAGTCTTGCTAATATATTTAGGGCAGACTTTGGTTTGTTCTACCAAGTTCCAAGAGATTCGGGACCTTTGTATTCAGTTACAAACGTAATCGATACCTATGTATTTAGGGCCCTTATGAAAAATGGAGACATAGGCCTATCATCAGCCGTATCGCTTCTCCAATCAGCAGTTGGAGCAGTCCTAATAATAGGTGCCAATAAGATTGTCAAAAAATATGATCCACAAAGATCACTTTTCTAG
- a CDS encoding carbohydrate ABC transporter permease codes for MQKVNKKKHFDPLEVSKGANIGLNIYLILLTISAILPFLFVFIISITDESTLAINGYSLFPEKISFDAYKLIFSSGSSIVQAYKVSIFITVVGVILALILTTLYAYALSRDDFEFKGFFTKVSTIPMLFSGGLVASYLVMTQFLGLRNSVWALILPLLLGTFNIIIMRTFFQTSIPKALIEAATIDGANEFQIFFKVVLPLSLPVLATIGLFLTLGYWNDWYNAMLYIDDLDKIPVQYLLIRIQNSTAFLASRGSQIGGVANQAMKTLPQETLRMAIVVITTAPIAITYPFFQRYFISGLTLGAVKE; via the coding sequence ATGCAAAAAGTAAATAAGAAAAAGCATTTTGATCCCTTAGAAGTAAGTAAGGGAGCTAATATAGGATTAAATATATATCTTATACTACTAACTATATCAGCGATTTTACCCTTCCTATTTGTATTTATAATATCAATTACGGATGAGTCAACACTTGCGATAAATGGCTATAGTTTATTTCCAGAAAAAATCAGCTTCGATGCCTACAAGCTAATTTTTAGCTCTGGTTCATCGATAGTTCAAGCCTACAAGGTATCGATATTTATAACAGTGGTTGGTGTAATATTAGCCCTAATCCTTACGACCCTATATGCTTATGCCCTATCAAGAGATGACTTTGAATTCAAGGGATTTTTTACAAAAGTCTCAACTATTCCAATGTTATTTTCCGGAGGGCTTGTAGCAAGTTATCTAGTAATGACGCAATTTTTGGGTCTTAGAAATTCGGTATGGGCACTTATCCTCCCCCTACTTCTAGGAACCTTTAATATAATAATAATGAGGACATTTTTTCAAACAAGTATACCAAAAGCCTTGATTGAGGCGGCGACGATCGATGGAGCCAATGAATTTCAAATATTTTTCAAAGTAGTGCTTCCCCTATCCTTGCCAGTACTTGCAACAATTGGACTATTCTTAACATTAGGTTATTGGAATGATTGGTATAACGCTATGCTGTACATAGACGACTTAGATAAAATACCTGTCCAATATCTCTTAATTAGAATACAAAATTCAACGGCCTTCCTCGCATCAAGAGGTAGCCAAATAGGAGGTGTAGCGAATCAGGCGATGAAAACTTTGCCACAGGAGACTTTGAGGATGGCTATAGTAGTTATAACAACTGCGCCAATTGCAATAACATATCCATTCTTCCAAAGATACTTCATAAGTGGCCTAACACTGGGAGCAGTTAAGGAATAA
- a CDS encoding ABC transporter substrate-binding protein, which produces MNLVKKFAYTSMALMLALGISACGNNDGNVEDENKTETSESVENKENKDDKKDKNAKDDEVPTLTYLNIGTPQAGTEETVSKINEYLDEKEAGYHLNLIFYDWGDYEQRLQLASSTGEDWDLAFTASWAGPYKTLVSQNALMDLTDLMEGKEFVDLINPDMLKGVSVDGKVYGIPAAYPGVVAANQFVWTKSMVDKYNIDYKNIQNIDQLEPIFEEVKEKEGMQYPFGVSKDFLFAMPEPVYQVTDGVAVREEDGKLKAYNLYADDLYKEQIMKMKDYMDKGYISPSAPQVEPGTVMPENEVLLTEGEGEPGSAAIWSVAPRNEVVSNIIGDKVLISNDKATGKMISINSQTDKAELAMDFINRMFTDKNLQDMLSYGVEGKNFEYKDGKVVKHNKDSDGIDNDYDVPSFTFLCAFNRTPLEGAPGIGDEEFDKEAKEFEDKLVASPVLGFTLDESKIATEIANVQQTQSEYTINLKTGAFDESYYQEFLDKLNTAGIEKVIEEVQAQLDNWEGADKQ; this is translated from the coding sequence ATGAATTTAGTTAAAAAATTTGCTTACACATCAATGGCTCTAATGCTTGCTCTAGGCATTTCAGCTTGCGGAAACAATGACGGAAATGTAGAAGATGAAAACAAAACCGAAACTAGTGAAAGCGTAGAAAACAAAGAAAACAAAGACGATAAAAAAGATAAAAATGCTAAAGATGACGAAGTTCCTACCTTAACTTATCTTAATATAGGAACCCCGCAAGCAGGAACGGAAGAGACAGTAAGTAAGATTAACGAATACCTTGATGAAAAAGAAGCTGGTTATCACTTAAATCTAATCTTCTATGATTGGGGAGATTATGAACAAAGACTTCAACTTGCTTCATCAACAGGAGAAGATTGGGATCTAGCCTTTACTGCAAGCTGGGCAGGACCTTACAAGACTCTAGTATCACAAAACGCCTTGATGGATCTAACTGACTTAATGGAAGGCAAGGAATTTGTTGATTTAATCAATCCTGATATGCTAAAAGGTGTTAGTGTAGACGGCAAAGTTTACGGAATCCCTGCAGCATATCCTGGAGTTGTTGCAGCTAACCAATTTGTATGGACAAAGAGCATGGTTGATAAATATAATATCGACTACAAGAATATCCAAAATATAGACCAATTAGAGCCTATCTTTGAAGAAGTAAAAGAAAAAGAAGGTATGCAATATCCATTTGGCGTATCTAAGGACTTCTTGTTCGCTATGCCAGAGCCTGTATATCAAGTTACAGATGGGGTAGCTGTAAGAGAAGAAGATGGCAAGCTTAAGGCTTACAACTTATATGCGGATGATCTTTATAAAGAACAAATCATGAAGATGAAAGATTATATGGACAAAGGATACATCTCACCATCAGCTCCACAAGTTGAGCCAGGAACAGTAATGCCAGAAAACGAAGTTCTACTAACAGAAGGTGAAGGAGAACCAGGATCTGCCGCTATATGGTCAGTTGCACCACGTAACGAAGTAGTATCAAATATAATTGGAGATAAGGTTCTTATATCTAACGACAAGGCTACAGGAAAGATGATTTCCATCAACTCACAAACTGATAAGGCAGAACTTGCAATGGACTTTATCAACAGAATGTTCACAGATAAAAACCTACAAGACATGCTATCTTACGGTGTTGAAGGCAAAAACTTCGAGTACAAAGACGGAAAAGTTGTAAAACACAATAAGGATTCTGATGGAATAGATAACGATTACGATGTACCATCATTTACCTTCCTATGTGCATTTAACAGAACTCCACTAGAGGGAGCTCCTGGAATTGGCGATGAAGAATTCGATAAGGAAGCAAAAGAATTTGAAGATAAACTAGTAGCATCTCCAGTATTAGGATTTACCCTAGACGAATCAAAGATAGCAACAGAAATAGCAAATGTTCAACAAACACAAAGCGAATACACCATCAACCTTAAGACAGGTGCCTTTGACGAAAGCTACTATCAAGAATTCTTAGATAAACTAAATACAGCAGGAATCGAAAAGGTAATAGAAGAAGTACAAGCACAATTAGATAATTGGGAAGGCGCTGATAAGCAATAA
- a CDS encoding extracellular solute-binding protein, which produces MNLLKKLSISTLLVGLSLSLSSCTASDNKEKSKKASEELPTITYYDVGTPQEDTGEVVEAINEYLDKSDAGYHLNLQFFDWGEYEQRLQLASNAGDDWDIAFTANWSGPYKNLVEKGAFADITDLIDEKGQAIKDSLSEDVLKGASIEGRLYGAPAAAKNVVPGNYFVWNKAYVDKYKIDIDSVKTIKDLEPYLKEVKENEASVDYPFNIVSDFLLQTPTPQSEATPGVAVKEENGKLIAYNSWADPELKKQLDVLKDYMDKGYINPSAPQMNAGDGEEGDRWLVTKAEGGPDSDGIWSNSFKSEVISSPAGNKTIVTNQKATGSLAAINSQSEHKELAMDFLNRMYSDKELMRYLTYGIEGKHYDLVDGKVEKYEDTKYDVPAFTFLASENMTPLTTSEDSDTPEAKEKLDKFLENLEPSPILGFNFDRKSVESEAGNVEQTIFEYEKNLKTGAFDEDYYQEFLDKLNTAGIDKLIEEVQNQLDNWDRK; this is translated from the coding sequence ATGAATTTACTAAAAAAACTTAGCATAAGCACACTCCTAGTTGGACTTAGCTTAAGTCTTTCTAGCTGCACAGCTTCCGATAATAAAGAAAAGTCCAAAAAAGCTTCAGAAGAGCTTCCTACCATAACTTATTATGATGTAGGAACTCCACAAGAAGATACAGGAGAGGTGGTAGAAGCTATAAATGAATATCTAGATAAATCTGATGCAGGATATCACCTAAACCTACAATTTTTCGATTGGGGCGAATATGAACAAAGACTTCAGCTTGCGTCAAATGCGGGAGATGACTGGGATATAGCCTTTACAGCTAACTGGTCTGGTCCTTATAAAAACTTGGTAGAGAAGGGAGCCTTTGCTGACATAACGGATCTTATAGATGAAAAAGGTCAAGCTATAAAAGATTCTCTTTCAGAAGACGTATTAAAGGGAGCTTCTATTGAAGGAAGACTATATGGTGCGCCAGCAGCTGCTAAAAATGTTGTTCCAGGCAATTATTTCGTTTGGAATAAAGCTTATGTAGATAAATATAAGATTGATATAGATAGTGTAAAGACTATAAAAGACCTTGAACCTTATCTTAAAGAGGTCAAGGAAAATGAAGCGAGCGTCGATTATCCTTTCAACATAGTAAGTGATTTCCTCCTTCAAACACCAACTCCACAGTCTGAAGCGACACCAGGAGTTGCCGTAAAAGAAGAAAATGGAAAGCTCATCGCCTACAATAGCTGGGCTGACCCAGAGCTTAAGAAACAATTAGACGTCCTAAAAGACTACATGGACAAGGGTTATATTAACCCATCAGCTCCTCAGATGAATGCGGGAGATGGAGAAGAAGGTGATAGGTGGCTAGTAACAAAAGCCGAAGGAGGTCCAGATTCGGATGGGATTTGGTCTAACTCCTTCAAGAGCGAAGTCATATCCTCCCCAGCAGGTAACAAAACAATAGTAACAAATCAAAAAGCTACTGGTTCTCTTGCCGCTATTAACTCCCAATCTGAGCACAAAGAATTGGCTATGGATTTTCTAAATAGAATGTATAGCGATAAGGAGCTTATGAGATATCTAACCTATGGAATAGAAGGCAAGCACTATGATTTAGTAGATGGAAAGGTTGAAAAGTACGAAGATACTAAATATGACGTACCAGCCTTTACCTTCCTAGCCTCTGAAAATATGACACCACTTACTACATCTGAAGATTCTGACACGCCAGAAGCTAAGGAAAAACTAGATAAGTTTTTAGAGAATTTAGAGCCTTCTCCTATACTAGGTTTCAACTTTGATAGGAAAAGCGTTGAAAGCGAGGCAGGAAATGTTGAACAGACAATTTTCGAATACGAGAAAAATCTCAAAACAGGTGCCTTTGATGAAGACTATTATCAAGAATTCTTAGATAAGCTTAATACTGCTGGAATTGATAAGTTGATAGAAGAAGTCCAAAACCAATTAGATAATTGGGATAGGAAATAG
- a CDS encoding beta-N-acetylglucosaminidase domain-containing protein — MLEKRGLIEGFYGIPRSFEERMSMIGFLSDIDMNQYVYAPKDDPYHNVKWREPYPDEKLAEISELASLSKNKGVDFVWAIHPGQNLIDFNLYEEEIDKLFTKYDSLHKAGVTSFALCMDDIDRDLAYEQREFHLRLVKDILKKLKSYENEKLLFVHPWYNSAWIDEKGEEYFKLFRNLDNLEIMWTGYDVVVPITKTSQERFTEISQKEANIWFNWPVNDYLRDRIFMEIFEFYDSSEINYKSILTNPMNQAELSKISIYQIGEFAKDPAGFVPIESFKRALGYIDEKVASELFIIADSFFASGVYDRFEDKKYREDYEIGLAYRQKDFEKVKSLIDKKLVAIDSYFKNRTNDKLYMEVKPFFTSLSYLLAAVKAAIDKDFKKASSLYEKCGECKVKIYKEFSLDTIEYRKVKTSRVLMKIYEELMEEVEK, encoded by the coding sequence ATGTTAGAAAAAAGAGGCCTTATTGAAGGGTTCTATGGAATCCCTCGGAGCTTTGAAGAAAGAATGTCTATGATTGGCTTTCTATCTGATATTGATATGAACCAATATGTCTATGCACCAAAGGATGACCCTTACCACAATGTAAAATGGAGAGAGCCTTATCCAGATGAGAAATTAGCCGAGATAAGTGAGCTTGCCAGTCTTTCAAAAAATAAGGGAGTCGACTTTGTTTGGGCTATTCATCCAGGGCAAAATTTGATTGATTTTAACTTGTATGAAGAAGAAATTGATAAGTTATTTACTAAATACGATAGTCTTCATAAGGCTGGTGTGACCTCATTTGCTCTTTGCATGGACGATATAGATAGGGACTTAGCCTATGAGCAAAGAGAATTTCATTTAAGATTAGTGAAAGATATCTTAAAGAAACTTAAAAGTTATGAAAACGAAAAACTTTTGTTTGTCCATCCTTGGTATAACAGTGCCTGGATTGATGAGAAGGGGGAGGAATACTTTAAGCTATTCAGAAATCTAGATAATTTAGAAATTATGTGGACAGGCTATGACGTAGTTGTTCCTATAACAAAAACTTCCCAAGAAAGATTTACAGAGATTTCCCAAAAAGAAGCCAACATTTGGTTTAACTGGCCTGTAAATGACTATCTAAGAGATAGAATATTTATGGAAATATTTGAGTTTTATGATTCAAGCGAGATAAACTACAAGTCAATCCTAACAAACCCGATGAATCAGGCAGAGCTAAGCAAGATATCTATCTATCAAATAGGAGAATTTGCCAAAGATCCAGCTGGCTTCGTCCCTATCGAATCTTTCAAAAGGGCCTTAGGCTATATAGATGAAAAAGTAGCTTCTGAGCTTTTTATAATAGCTGATTCCTTCTTTGCCTCAGGAGTTTACGATAGATTTGAGGATAAGAAATATAGGGAAGATTATGAGATTGGACTAGCTTATAGACAAAAAGATTTTGAAAAAGTTAAAAGCTTAATTGATAAGAAATTAGTTGCCATAGACTCCTACTTCAAAAACCGCACCAATGATAAATTGTACATGGAAGTAAAACCGTTTTTTACCTCCCTATCATATCTATTGGCAGCTGTTAAGGCAGCGATAGATAAAGACTTTAAGAAAGCCTCAAGCCTATATGAAAAGTGTGGGGAGTGTAAGGTAAAAATCTATAAAGAATTTAGCTTAGATACTATAGAATATAGGAAGGTCAAAACTTCTAGAGTCTTAATGAAAATCTACGAAGAGCTTATGGAGGAAGTAGAAAAATGA